The proteins below come from a single Drosophila kikkawai strain 14028-0561.14 chromosome 3R, DkikHiC1v2, whole genome shotgun sequence genomic window:
- the wfs1 gene encoding wolframin isoform X1 — protein sequence MATWTQNEPTGVTKRRRWNLEADRASLNKLKHHIAEEGCPQVQYDLAKELLENAIEPNLAKGNQNQKAVNWLVSAAHNGHEDAAKLLRQCYEEGSGITADNADEVRRCLAMTPGERAARKAARELFACLSNGNEHITPKQLERKMRRIYNLQRKRRRRDDDRSSSSSEGEQEQEPECEPLEDTPASGLANVERRRFITEANLVSAASNYSAGQMPSVNEALTLSVPDPRSLDHVPCFYRMIFHPLVFFTLFYHRLLNLIVSIPVVIPLSVRCSVLMALSWWSTRHTLALGSYYLSLGVMIWATCKMLKTKQQFVDFRIWSGLFLSYGDNNIEADIAEQRFLRNNMKPYLYYFCAFICNLIVYPLVTDAWLPHSELTIVSGALTFLTMGVSMYASSHLFPDWLVIVSFAVNVLAKYPYEMDEVVSSRWRFLDLRVPTFSSFVIGNGIEFCLNCRTALYLFIPLLLVMMAKRSRWHGVYTYLIPHCVTLSWLQVSIATSQSATMFGVVRAALGLAGIVLFLPLFGIVALLVPVFMAIDSLGLASEQLRWGSTAIACGLVVVLSCVLALNRATQKYITMLQIIMAITTACLLVFPYMTSSFKDTPRFNAMPRVGLHALSEADTLHWNRFHSLCAQPVREQPNKIKAQLRCSHLNGLPVTWEGSIGKVEISRVSNVLEDVITNYLPVWLGRLLRCVHGENISQHFKCDPKLDSQCEEWRSVIKTLKSQSGSCTLQRWNRYEYEVLVKVDNGKGSRLLGRPISTDVVLRAHHDFGNFTRRLNEGDVVRFYGTLHNSGLLANRVQVLLKTIECVDCHSPSLGTASIERAIASSPMDARLQDLMRGIKYLLNALLNPLITFK from the exons CCAAGCGCAGGCGTTGGAATCTGGAAG CAGATCGCGCCTCGCTGAACAAGCTGAAGCACCACATTGCAGAGGAGGGCTGTCCACAGGTGCAGTACGATCTGGCCAAGGAGCTGCTGGAGAATGCCATTG AACCAAATCTTGCCAAGGGCAATCAGAACCAGAAGGCCGTCAATTGGCTGGTGAGTGCTGCCCACAATGGACACGAGGATGCGGCGAAGCTGCTCCGGCAGTGCTACGAAGAAGGCAGTGGCATCACAGCGGACAACGCGGACGAGGTGCGACGCTGCCTGGCCATGACGCCGGGCGAGCGGGCGGCGAGAAAAGCAGCCCGGGAGCTCTTTGCCTGCCTGTCAAATGGCAACGAGCACATCACGCCTAAGCAGCTGGAACGCAAGATGCGGCGCATCTACAACCTGCAGCGTAAGCGCCGTCGACGCGACGATGATCGCTCCTCGTCGAGCAGCGAAGGAGAGCAAGAACAGGAGCCAGAATGCGAGCCACTTGAAGACACCCCAGCAAGCGGACTGGCCAACGTGGAGCGACGTCGCTTCATCACCGAAGCCAACTTGGTGTCGGCTGCCTCAAACTACAGTGCCGGCCAGATGCCGAGCGTGAACGAGGCCCTCACATTGTCCGTGCCGGATCCAAGGAGCCTGGATCACGTGCCATGCTTCTACCGTATGATCTTTCACCCGCTCGTCTTCTTCACCCTATTTTACCACCGTCTGCTCAACCTGATTGTGTCCATACCCGTCGTTATCCCGCTAAGTGTGCGCTGCAGTGTCCTCATGGCGCTTTCCTGGTGGAGCACCCGCCACACGCTGGCCCTGGGCAGCTATTACCTCAGTCTCGGCGTCATGATTTGGGCCACCTGCAAGATGCTAAAGACCAAGCAGCAGTTCGTGGACTTCCGGATCTGGTCGGGTCTGTTCCTCAGCTATGGGGACAACAACATCGAGGCGGACATTGCCGAGCAGAGATTCCTGCGCAACAACATGAAGCCGTACCTGTACTACTTCTGTGCCTTCATCTGCAACCTGATCGTGTATCCGTTGGTGACCGACGCCTGGCTGCCGCACTCGGAACTGACCATTGTGTCCGGAGCCCTGACCTTCCTTACAATGGGCGTCTCCATGTACGCGTCGTCCCATTTGTTTCCCGATTGGCTGGTAATCGTTTCCTTTGCCGTAAATGTGCTGGCCAAGTACCCGTACGAGATGGACGAAGTGGTCTCTTCCCGTTGGCGCTTCCTCGACCTGCGTGTGCccaccttctcctccttcGTCATCGGGAATGGGATCGAGTTCTGCCTGAACTGCCGCACCGCCTTGTACCTCTTCATTCccctgctgctggtgatgatgGCCAAGCGATCCCGCTGGCACGGCGTCTACACATACCTCATACCGCACTGCGTCACGCTCAGCTGGCTACAGGTGAGCATTGCCACCTCGCAGAGCGCCACCATGTTTGGAGTGGTGCGGGCAGCCCTTGGCCTGGCCGGCATCGTTCTTTTCCTGCCACTGTTCGGTATTGTGGCACTCCTGGTGCCCGTCTTCATGGCAATCGACAGCTTGGGCCTGGCCAGCGAACAACTGCGCTGGGGCAGCACAGCGATCGCCTGCGGGCTTGTAGTGGTGCTATCCTGCGTCCTGGCCCTCAATCGAGCCACCCAGAAGTACATAACGATGTTGCAGATTATTATGGCCATCACCACTGCCTGCTTGCTGGTGTTCCCCTACATGACATCCAGCTTCAAGGACACGCCCCGTTTCAATGCCATGCCCAGGGTGGGTCTGCACGCCCTCTCGGAAGCGGATACGCTGCATTGGAATCGCTTCCATTCGCTTTGCGCCCAGCCGGTCCGCGAGCAGCCGAACAAGATCAAGGCCCAGCTGCGCTGCTCTCATCTGAATGGGCTGCCCGTCACTTGGGAGGGCAGCATCGGCAAAGTGGAGATCTCGAGGGTGTCCAATGTACTGGAGGACGTCATAACCAACTACCTGCCCGTGTGGCTGGGCCGTCTGCTGAGATGCGTGCACGGCGAGAACATCTCTCAGCACTTCAAGTGCGATCCGAAGCTGGACTCTCAGTGCGAGGAGTGGCGGAGTGTGATCAAGACGCTGAAATCGCAGAGCGGCAGCTGCACGCTGCAGCGTTGGAATCGCTACGAGTACGAGGTGCTGGTCAAAGTGGACAATGGCAAGGGAAGTCGTCTGCTAGGCCGACCCATCTCCACCGATGTGGTCCTGCGGGCTCACCATGACTTTGGAAACTTCACCCGACGCCTGAATGAAGGCGATGTTGTGCGATTCTACGGAACTCTGCACAATTCGGGACTTTTAGCGAACAGAGTTCAGGTGCTGCTGAAGACCATTGAGTGCGTGGATTGCCATTCTCCCAGTCTGGGCACGGCGAGCATTGAACGAGCCATAGCCTCCTCACCGATGGACGCTCGTCTCCAGGATCTGATGAGGGGTATCAAGTATTTGTTAAACGCATTGTTAAATCCTTTAATAACATTTAAGTAA
- the Gclm gene encoding glutamate--cysteine ligase regulatory subunit: MIATITKKYQNVVISTGNIINTELGQRKSNEELYDGLQITLHSDPSEERVVAEVQIDEQHGRVQRATQELNSRLTENGRNEISIGAKIFLNRNSTDCVKQAVEALLNILNVTHVDNVVLAYHPNASAVASATSAATTGPAKSPCSEGGSAPASASNWSLRNGTEGLSELKELYQTLEQYALNKQITQLGIADLDAAALEKLHTTAQVAPTIAQVNLSTCCVVPPELQEFCAAHDIQLNTHSDPELLLPEEQFAGLAPGYTIDWSLRYQVHVRCRGVLTAKGYIVGASRASA; this comes from the coding sequence ATGATTGCGACTATAACGAAAAAGTACCAGAATGTGGTGATTAGCACGGGCAACATCATCAACACGGAGCTTGGCCAGCGCAAGTCCAACGAGGAGCTGTACGACGGCCTGCAAATAACGCTCCACAGCGACCCGAGTGAGGAGCGCGTGGTGGCGGAGGTACAGATCGACGAACAGCACGGCCGGGTGCAGCGGGCTACTCAGGAGCTGAACAGTCGCCTGACGGAGAACGGACGCAATGAGATTAGCATCGGCGCCAAGATATTCCTCAACCGCAACTCCACGGATTGCGTCAAGCAGGCGGTTGAGGCGCTGCTAAACATACTCAACGTAACGCATGTGGACAACGTGGTGCTAGCCTACCACCCAAACGCCAGTGCGGTTGCTAGCGCAACGTCAGCGGCCACAACAGGACCAGCCAAATCGCCCTGTTCCGAGGGGGGCTCTGCACCGGCCAGCGCCAGCAACTGGAGCCTACGCAACGGAACCGAGGGACTGTCGGAGCTGAAGGAGCTGTACCAGACCCTGGAGCAGTACGCACTCAATAAGCAGATCACGCAGCTGGGCATCGCAGATCTGGATGCAGCGGCGCTGGAGAAGCTTCACACAACCGCCCAAGTGGCCCCAACGATTGCCCAGGTGAATCTGTCCACCTGCTGCGTGGTGCCGCCGGAGCTGCAGGAGTTTTGCGCCGCCCACGACATCCAGCTGAATACGCACAGCGACccggagctgctgctgcccgaGGAACAGTTCGCCGGACTGGCGCCCGGCTACACAATCGACTGGTCACTTCGCTACCAGGTGCACGTCCGCTGCCGCGGCGTGCTCACTGCCAAAGGCTACATTGTGGGCGCCTCGCGGGCCAGTGCTTAG
- the wfs1 gene encoding wolframin isoform X2 yields the protein MATWTQNEPTGVTKRRRWNLEDRASLNKLKHHIAEEGCPQVQYDLAKELLENAIEPNLAKGNQNQKAVNWLVSAAHNGHEDAAKLLRQCYEEGSGITADNADEVRRCLAMTPGERAARKAARELFACLSNGNEHITPKQLERKMRRIYNLQRKRRRRDDDRSSSSSEGEQEQEPECEPLEDTPASGLANVERRRFITEANLVSAASNYSAGQMPSVNEALTLSVPDPRSLDHVPCFYRMIFHPLVFFTLFYHRLLNLIVSIPVVIPLSVRCSVLMALSWWSTRHTLALGSYYLSLGVMIWATCKMLKTKQQFVDFRIWSGLFLSYGDNNIEADIAEQRFLRNNMKPYLYYFCAFICNLIVYPLVTDAWLPHSELTIVSGALTFLTMGVSMYASSHLFPDWLVIVSFAVNVLAKYPYEMDEVVSSRWRFLDLRVPTFSSFVIGNGIEFCLNCRTALYLFIPLLLVMMAKRSRWHGVYTYLIPHCVTLSWLQVSIATSQSATMFGVVRAALGLAGIVLFLPLFGIVALLVPVFMAIDSLGLASEQLRWGSTAIACGLVVVLSCVLALNRATQKYITMLQIIMAITTACLLVFPYMTSSFKDTPRFNAMPRVGLHALSEADTLHWNRFHSLCAQPVREQPNKIKAQLRCSHLNGLPVTWEGSIGKVEISRVSNVLEDVITNYLPVWLGRLLRCVHGENISQHFKCDPKLDSQCEEWRSVIKTLKSQSGSCTLQRWNRYEYEVLVKVDNGKGSRLLGRPISTDVVLRAHHDFGNFTRRLNEGDVVRFYGTLHNSGLLANRVQVLLKTIECVDCHSPSLGTASIERAIASSPMDARLQDLMRGIKYLLNALLNPLITFK from the exons CCAAGCGCAGGCGTTGGAATCTGGAAG ATCGCGCCTCGCTGAACAAGCTGAAGCACCACATTGCAGAGGAGGGCTGTCCACAGGTGCAGTACGATCTGGCCAAGGAGCTGCTGGAGAATGCCATTG AACCAAATCTTGCCAAGGGCAATCAGAACCAGAAGGCCGTCAATTGGCTGGTGAGTGCTGCCCACAATGGACACGAGGATGCGGCGAAGCTGCTCCGGCAGTGCTACGAAGAAGGCAGTGGCATCACAGCGGACAACGCGGACGAGGTGCGACGCTGCCTGGCCATGACGCCGGGCGAGCGGGCGGCGAGAAAAGCAGCCCGGGAGCTCTTTGCCTGCCTGTCAAATGGCAACGAGCACATCACGCCTAAGCAGCTGGAACGCAAGATGCGGCGCATCTACAACCTGCAGCGTAAGCGCCGTCGACGCGACGATGATCGCTCCTCGTCGAGCAGCGAAGGAGAGCAAGAACAGGAGCCAGAATGCGAGCCACTTGAAGACACCCCAGCAAGCGGACTGGCCAACGTGGAGCGACGTCGCTTCATCACCGAAGCCAACTTGGTGTCGGCTGCCTCAAACTACAGTGCCGGCCAGATGCCGAGCGTGAACGAGGCCCTCACATTGTCCGTGCCGGATCCAAGGAGCCTGGATCACGTGCCATGCTTCTACCGTATGATCTTTCACCCGCTCGTCTTCTTCACCCTATTTTACCACCGTCTGCTCAACCTGATTGTGTCCATACCCGTCGTTATCCCGCTAAGTGTGCGCTGCAGTGTCCTCATGGCGCTTTCCTGGTGGAGCACCCGCCACACGCTGGCCCTGGGCAGCTATTACCTCAGTCTCGGCGTCATGATTTGGGCCACCTGCAAGATGCTAAAGACCAAGCAGCAGTTCGTGGACTTCCGGATCTGGTCGGGTCTGTTCCTCAGCTATGGGGACAACAACATCGAGGCGGACATTGCCGAGCAGAGATTCCTGCGCAACAACATGAAGCCGTACCTGTACTACTTCTGTGCCTTCATCTGCAACCTGATCGTGTATCCGTTGGTGACCGACGCCTGGCTGCCGCACTCGGAACTGACCATTGTGTCCGGAGCCCTGACCTTCCTTACAATGGGCGTCTCCATGTACGCGTCGTCCCATTTGTTTCCCGATTGGCTGGTAATCGTTTCCTTTGCCGTAAATGTGCTGGCCAAGTACCCGTACGAGATGGACGAAGTGGTCTCTTCCCGTTGGCGCTTCCTCGACCTGCGTGTGCccaccttctcctccttcGTCATCGGGAATGGGATCGAGTTCTGCCTGAACTGCCGCACCGCCTTGTACCTCTTCATTCccctgctgctggtgatgatgGCCAAGCGATCCCGCTGGCACGGCGTCTACACATACCTCATACCGCACTGCGTCACGCTCAGCTGGCTACAGGTGAGCATTGCCACCTCGCAGAGCGCCACCATGTTTGGAGTGGTGCGGGCAGCCCTTGGCCTGGCCGGCATCGTTCTTTTCCTGCCACTGTTCGGTATTGTGGCACTCCTGGTGCCCGTCTTCATGGCAATCGACAGCTTGGGCCTGGCCAGCGAACAACTGCGCTGGGGCAGCACAGCGATCGCCTGCGGGCTTGTAGTGGTGCTATCCTGCGTCCTGGCCCTCAATCGAGCCACCCAGAAGTACATAACGATGTTGCAGATTATTATGGCCATCACCACTGCCTGCTTGCTGGTGTTCCCCTACATGACATCCAGCTTCAAGGACACGCCCCGTTTCAATGCCATGCCCAGGGTGGGTCTGCACGCCCTCTCGGAAGCGGATACGCTGCATTGGAATCGCTTCCATTCGCTTTGCGCCCAGCCGGTCCGCGAGCAGCCGAACAAGATCAAGGCCCAGCTGCGCTGCTCTCATCTGAATGGGCTGCCCGTCACTTGGGAGGGCAGCATCGGCAAAGTGGAGATCTCGAGGGTGTCCAATGTACTGGAGGACGTCATAACCAACTACCTGCCCGTGTGGCTGGGCCGTCTGCTGAGATGCGTGCACGGCGAGAACATCTCTCAGCACTTCAAGTGCGATCCGAAGCTGGACTCTCAGTGCGAGGAGTGGCGGAGTGTGATCAAGACGCTGAAATCGCAGAGCGGCAGCTGCACGCTGCAGCGTTGGAATCGCTACGAGTACGAGGTGCTGGTCAAAGTGGACAATGGCAAGGGAAGTCGTCTGCTAGGCCGACCCATCTCCACCGATGTGGTCCTGCGGGCTCACCATGACTTTGGAAACTTCACCCGACGCCTGAATGAAGGCGATGTTGTGCGATTCTACGGAACTCTGCACAATTCGGGACTTTTAGCGAACAGAGTTCAGGTGCTGCTGAAGACCATTGAGTGCGTGGATTGCCATTCTCCCAGTCTGGGCACGGCGAGCATTGAACGAGCCATAGCCTCCTCACCGATGGACGCTCGTCTCCAGGATCTGATGAGGGGTATCAAGTATTTGTTAAACGCATTGTTAAATCCTTTAATAACATTTAAGTAA